In a single window of the Delftia tsuruhatensis genome:
- a CDS encoding SDR family oxidoreductase, with amino-acid sequence MFETHLFQGQRVLVTGGGTGLGLAMATRLAELGAEVHLCGRRLAVVQQACDRLQADLGARAFAHELDIRQPEAVNAVIDRIWSAHGPLTALINNAAGNFVSRTEDLSINGFHAISDIVFRGTFYVTQAVGRRWISEGLPGAVLSIVVTWVDTGSPFVVPSAMSKAGLDAMTKSLAVEWGPRRIRLNAIAPGVIPTQGASQRLRPRIEGNEDSADRRRLDNPMRRLGTDEDIGNMAAFILAPGNSWLNGQTITLDGGDALANGAYFTEYQAWDDADWAHARQMARAASRPATQDAAQEGAPA; translated from the coding sequence ATGTTCGAGACACATCTTTTCCAGGGCCAGCGCGTCCTGGTCACGGGCGGGGGCACGGGGCTGGGCCTCGCCATGGCCACCAGGCTGGCGGAACTGGGGGCCGAGGTGCACCTGTGCGGCCGGCGCCTGGCCGTGGTGCAGCAGGCCTGCGACAGGCTGCAGGCCGACCTCGGTGCCCGGGCCTTCGCCCACGAACTCGACATCCGCCAGCCCGAGGCTGTGAATGCCGTGATCGACCGCATCTGGAGCGCCCATGGCCCGCTCACCGCCCTCATCAACAATGCGGCCGGCAACTTCGTCAGCCGCACCGAGGACCTGAGCATCAACGGCTTCCACGCCATCTCGGACATCGTCTTCCGGGGCACGTTCTACGTCACCCAGGCCGTGGGCCGGCGCTGGATCTCCGAAGGCCTGCCGGGCGCGGTGCTGTCCATCGTCGTCACCTGGGTGGACACGGGATCGCCCTTCGTCGTGCCCTCGGCCATGTCCAAGGCCGGGCTGGACGCCATGACCAAGTCGCTGGCCGTGGAATGGGGGCCCAGGCGCATACGCCTGAACGCCATCGCGCCGGGCGTGATTCCCACCCAGGGCGCCAGCCAGCGGCTGCGTCCCCGGATCGAGGGCAACGAGGATTCGGCCGACCGCCGCCGCCTGGACAACCCCATGCGCCGCCTGGGGACGGACGAGGACATCGGCAACATGGCCGCCTTCATCCTGGCCCCGGGCAACAGCTGGCTCAACGGCCAGACCATCACGCTCGATGGCGGCGATGCCCTGGCCAACGGCGCCTACTTCACCGAATACCAGGCCTGGGACGACGCCGACTGGGCCCACGCCCGGCAGATGGCCAGGGCCGCCAGCCGCCCCGCCACACAGGACGCGGCACAGGAAGGCGCCCCCGCATGA
- a CDS encoding Bug family tripartite tricarboxylate transporter substrate binding protein: MKNKAIALLLAAAAAAPAAFAQSDYPAKPIKLIAPYAPGGSVDVLARTLATHLSTELKQSVVVENRPGANTMIAASAVARSPADGYTLLLASNASMVLNPLLYKKLSYNPDKELRLTNILAEAPLVLVTNSQTGIRTVADLKAYARTHAGQLNYSSVGLGNPLQLTTELIKARLDVAATHIPFNGSAPALTALMANDTQLMVDVAGTSLPHIKAGKLVAIATTGPERSQFLPQTPTVAESGVPGFKASTWFGIALPAGTPAQARSTLQSAVNKVLLDPGFARALGQQTLAARQPQTQAQLDEFLASDSQMWRKVITDNNISLDN; the protein is encoded by the coding sequence ATGAAGAACAAAGCCATCGCCCTGCTGCTTGCCGCCGCGGCGGCCGCACCCGCCGCATTCGCCCAGTCGGACTACCCCGCCAAGCCCATCAAGCTCATCGCACCCTATGCGCCGGGCGGCTCGGTGGACGTGCTGGCCCGCACCCTGGCCACCCACCTGTCCACCGAACTCAAACAATCGGTGGTGGTGGAGAACCGCCCCGGCGCCAACACCATGATCGCGGCCTCGGCCGTGGCGCGTTCGCCGGCCGATGGCTACACCCTGCTGCTGGCCAGCAACGCCTCCATGGTGCTCAACCCCCTGCTCTACAAGAAGCTCAGCTACAACCCCGACAAGGAACTGCGCCTGACCAACATCCTGGCCGAGGCGCCCCTGGTCCTGGTCACCAACAGCCAGACCGGCATCAGGACCGTGGCCGACCTCAAGGCCTATGCCAGGACCCATGCGGGCCAGCTCAACTACAGCTCCGTGGGACTGGGCAACCCGCTGCAGCTGACCACCGAACTCATCAAGGCCCGCCTGGATGTGGCCGCCACCCACATTCCCTTCAACGGCAGCGCCCCCGCGCTCACGGCACTGATGGCCAACGACACCCAGCTCATGGTCGACGTGGCCGGCACCTCCCTGCCCCACATCAAGGCCGGCAAGCTGGTCGCCATCGCCACCACGGGCCCCGAGCGCTCGCAGTTCCTGCCGCAGACGCCCACCGTCGCAGAGTCGGGCGTACCGGGCTTCAAGGCTTCGACCTGGTTCGGCATCGCCCTGCCCGCCGGCACGCCCGCGCAGGCGCGCAGCACCCTGCAATCGGCCGTGAACAAAGTCCTGCTCGACCCCGGGTTCGCCAGGGCGCTGGGCCAGCAGACCCTGGCCGCCAGGCAACCGCAGACCCAGGCCCAGCTCGACGAGTTCCTGGCATCTGACAGCCAGATGTGGCGCAAGGTCATCACGGACAACAACATCTCGCTGGACAACTAG
- a CDS encoding acyl-CoA synthetase has protein sequence MSTATPQSTLVFEGHALTPADQQLRGSRLARGLRGLGLAEGDVLAVFLRNGIEYADVVHACRIAGIYYCPINWHFTATEIDYILADSGARALITSQDLLDGLQGELYADLPRRVAGAREPAQDYEAWLSAQGPYDGPPAAPRGHMAYTSGTTGKPKGVLRHAFPLDELPRRQAAGRALIQAGYGLQPGARTLLTAPIYHSAPSVYFQNALMSSELLVLEQRFDPERFLRLVQEHRIDTAYMVPIMYVRLLRLPREVRERYDTSSLRFIASTGSPCAPEIKKAMIEWLGPIVNETYASSEAGLVTFIGSGDALTHPGSAGRPLLDAQVRILDKQGRELPAGEVGLIYVRQPAYADFSYKGRDEARRQMERDGLITLGDMGYLDEEGFLYVCDRDSDMVISGGVNIYPAEIENELLRHPLVADCAVIGVPDAEYGERLLALIETSQPGALAEAELRDWLKGRLAAYKLPRSFAFQALPRDDNGKIAKRKLRDAHWAATQRKV, from the coding sequence ATGAGCACCGCCACACCGCAATCCACCCTGGTCTTCGAAGGCCATGCGCTGACGCCCGCCGACCAGCAACTGCGCGGCAGCCGCCTGGCCCGGGGCCTGCGCGGCCTGGGCCTGGCCGAGGGCGACGTGCTCGCCGTCTTCCTGCGCAACGGCATCGAATACGCCGACGTGGTCCATGCCTGCCGCATCGCGGGCATCTACTACTGCCCCATCAACTGGCATTTCACCGCCACGGAGATCGACTACATCCTGGCCGACAGCGGCGCGCGCGCCCTCATCACCAGCCAGGACCTGCTCGACGGGCTCCAGGGAGAGCTCTATGCCGATCTGCCACGGCGCGTCGCAGGCGCCCGCGAGCCCGCCCAGGACTACGAGGCCTGGCTCTCGGCCCAGGGGCCCTACGACGGCCCGCCGGCCGCGCCGCGCGGCCACATGGCCTATACCTCGGGCACGACCGGAAAGCCCAAGGGCGTGTTGCGCCACGCCTTTCCCCTGGATGAATTGCCCCGGCGCCAGGCCGCGGGCCGCGCGCTGATCCAGGCCGGCTACGGCCTGCAACCCGGCGCACGCACCCTGCTGACCGCCCCCATCTACCACAGCGCGCCCAGCGTCTACTTCCAGAACGCGCTCATGTCCAGCGAACTGCTGGTGCTGGAGCAGCGCTTCGACCCCGAGCGCTTCCTGCGGCTGGTGCAGGAACACCGCATCGATACGGCCTACATGGTGCCCATCATGTATGTGCGCCTGCTGCGGCTGCCCCGCGAGGTGCGCGAGCGCTACGACACCTCCTCGCTGCGCTTCATCGCCTCCACGGGCTCGCCCTGCGCACCCGAGATCAAGAAGGCCATGATCGAATGGCTGGGCCCCATCGTCAACGAGACCTATGCGTCCAGCGAGGCGGGTCTGGTCACCTTCATCGGCTCCGGGGATGCGCTCACCCACCCCGGCAGCGCGGGCCGGCCGCTGCTGGACGCCCAGGTCCGCATCCTCGACAAGCAGGGCCGGGAGCTGCCCGCGGGCGAGGTCGGCCTGATCTATGTGCGCCAGCCCGCCTATGCCGACTTCAGCTACAAGGGCAGGGACGAGGCACGCCGCCAGATGGAGCGCGACGGCCTGATCACGCTGGGCGACATGGGCTACCTGGACGAAGAGGGCTTTCTCTACGTCTGCGACCGGGACTCGGACATGGTGATCTCGGGCGGCGTGAACATCTACCCGGCCGAGATCGAGAACGAGCTGCTCAGGCATCCGCTGGTGGCCGACTGCGCCGTCATCGGCGTGCCCGACGCCGAATACGGCGAGCGGCTGCTGGCCCTGATCGAGACCAGCCAGCCAGGCGCACTGGCCGAGGCCGAACTCAGGGACTGGCTCAAGGGTCGCCTGGCCGCCTACAAGCTGCCGCGCAGCTTCGCCTTCCAGGCACTGCCCCGCGACGACAACGGAAAGATCGCCAAGAGAAAGCTGCGCGACGCCCACTGGGCCGCGACGCAGCGCAAGGTCTGA
- a CDS encoding LysR family transcriptional regulator, with amino-acid sequence MDINLIRNFVEIVDARSLSAAARQRDITRSKVSKELKALEAAMGVTLLHRTTRSILLTAAGEVLYEHGQSIIREVEAAQGAIDALRQVVTGTVRLSVPTGLGEMYLADLLLAFRKRHPEVRIRVLFSNRVSDLMSAQVDVAVRLAQEVQEHLVARDLGPVEFGLYASSAFARGRPFHSPMDIPNGVLLTPPGDGRTYAITVSDGQREVGLKCEPFITSEHFPFLKQAMAKGHGVAALPHYMVADELRAGAVQRMCPDWTVSGLGDRLYIITAEDRRPSHAVKALTEFLKVSLQRFVQQGGTR; translated from the coding sequence ATGGACATCAACCTCATCCGCAACTTCGTCGAAATCGTGGACGCGCGCAGCCTGAGCGCGGCGGCGCGCCAGCGGGACATCACGCGCTCGAAGGTGAGCAAGGAGCTCAAGGCACTGGAGGCGGCCATGGGCGTGACGCTGCTGCACAGGACCACGCGCTCCATCCTGCTGACGGCGGCGGGCGAGGTGCTCTACGAGCATGGCCAGAGCATCATCCGCGAGGTGGAGGCCGCGCAGGGCGCCATCGACGCGCTGCGCCAGGTGGTGACCGGCACGGTGCGCCTGAGCGTGCCCACGGGGCTGGGGGAGATGTACCTGGCCGACCTGCTGCTGGCCTTTCGCAAGCGCCATCCCGAGGTGCGCATCCGCGTGCTGTTCTCCAACCGGGTCAGCGACCTGATGAGCGCGCAGGTCGATGTGGCCGTGCGCCTGGCGCAGGAGGTGCAGGAACACCTGGTGGCGCGGGACCTGGGGCCGGTGGAGTTCGGCCTGTATGCGAGCAGCGCGTTTGCCCGGGGACGGCCGTTCCACAGTCCCATGGACATTCCCAACGGCGTGCTGCTGACGCCACCGGGCGATGGCAGGACCTATGCCATCACGGTGAGCGACGGGCAGCGCGAGGTGGGTCTGAAGTGCGAGCCCTTCATCACCAGCGAGCACTTTCCCTTCCTCAAGCAGGCCATGGCCAAGGGCCACGGCGTGGCGGCCCTGCCGCACTACATGGTGGCCGACGAGCTGCGCGCGGGTGCCGTGCAGCGCATGTGCCCGGACTGGACGGTGTCCGGCCTGGGTGACAGGCTCTACATCATCACGGCCGAGGACCGCCGGCCCTCGCATGCGGTCAAGGCCCTGACGGAGTTCCTCAAGGTCAGCCTGCAGCGGTTCGTGCAGCAGGGGGGAACACGCTAG
- a CDS encoding LysR family transcriptional regulator, with protein sequence MKNHLSSSLLAWLRCFDAVARNSSFTLAANELHVTQGSISQQVRKLEEYLGVTLFERRGRQLALTREGARLALASGQAFESLNQAVGKLRRSPGRSTPLNLSCSPSFALLWLTPRVSDLLQGQAELSVRIYGEFHVLDRASMALNGIQAGIRFDPGHYADLHAERFLDEWLVPVATLGFVRAHPHLRDIGELPPQLMLHDESPWQDAPSNIEWDTWLNAMGAAVPRHGGACFNLSQLAMVAALAGQGVAMGRLALVYDELLSGRLVALFPFAVRSRASYHFLFTQAPAGGPEHLRQWLHDAGARFARERDQLLERLGIAQRG encoded by the coding sequence ATGAAGAATCATCTTTCCTCCTCACTGCTGGCCTGGCTGCGCTGCTTTGATGCCGTGGCCCGCAACAGCAGCTTCACGCTGGCGGCCAATGAGCTGCATGTGACCCAGGGATCGATCAGCCAGCAGGTCCGCAAGCTGGAGGAGTACCTGGGCGTGACCTTGTTCGAGCGGCGGGGGCGGCAACTGGCGTTGACGCGCGAAGGCGCGCGCCTGGCGCTGGCCTCGGGCCAGGCATTCGAGTCGCTGAACCAGGCCGTCGGCAAGCTGCGCCGCAGCCCGGGCAGGAGCACGCCGCTGAACCTGAGCTGCTCACCGTCGTTCGCACTGCTGTGGTTGACGCCCCGGGTCAGCGATCTGCTGCAGGGACAGGCCGAGCTGTCGGTGCGCATCTATGGCGAATTCCATGTGCTGGACCGCGCCAGCATGGCCTTGAACGGAATACAGGCAGGCATCCGCTTTGATCCCGGGCACTATGCCGACCTGCATGCCGAGCGCTTCCTGGACGAGTGGCTGGTGCCCGTGGCCACGCTCGGGTTCGTGCGTGCGCATCCGCATCTGCGCGACATCGGCGAGCTGCCGCCGCAGCTGATGCTGCACGACGAAAGTCCCTGGCAGGATGCGCCTTCGAACATCGAGTGGGATACCTGGCTGAACGCCATGGGCGCGGCCGTGCCCCGGCACGGCGGCGCGTGCTTCAACCTGTCGCAACTGGCCATGGTGGCGGCGCTGGCAGGACAGGGCGTGGCCATGGGCCGGCTGGCCCTGGTGTACGACGAACTGCTCAGCGGCCGGCTGGTGGCCTTGTTCCCGTTCGCCGTGCGTTCGCGGGCCAGCTACCACTTCCTGTTCACGCAGGCGCCTGCCGGCGGCCCCGAGCATCTGCGCCAATGGCTGCACGACGCCGGAGCACGCTTTGCACGCGAGCGCGATCAACTGCTGGAGCGGCTGGGGATCGCGCAGCGCGGGTGA
- a CDS encoding c-type cytochrome, which translates to MPYVSYHRMTREDSDLIYGYLMNTRPVARPNHKPELPFPFNLRVLMFGWKTLFLSGDPLPVGSQGHSPAWLRGQYLGNVMGHCAECHTPRGLFGQMQKDQWLQGGTLSLFTAPDITAKGLAARGWTSGGMAQFLQAGFSAHGSAFDEMHEVIANSTRHFTGEDIAALSTFLLGDTPPTAQALPAPAADTSPALDGGRRHYMALCASCHGSEGLGRSLTMPPLAGNSTVRQADARNLVLAILVGLPKHPGGSERPTPLPGMPGFMGDLDDAQVAELASFMRATMGGLPADVTASQVAQLRGAATKAGHGPAP; encoded by the coding sequence ATGCCCTATGTCTCCTACCACCGGATGACGCGCGAGGACTCGGACCTGATCTACGGCTACCTCATGAACACCCGGCCCGTGGCCCGGCCCAACCACAAGCCCGAATTGCCCTTCCCCTTCAACCTGCGCGTGCTCATGTTCGGCTGGAAGACGCTGTTCCTGTCCGGCGATCCCCTGCCCGTGGGCAGCCAGGGCCACAGCCCCGCCTGGCTGCGCGGCCAGTACCTGGGCAACGTCATGGGCCACTGCGCCGAATGCCATACGCCGCGCGGCCTGTTCGGACAGATGCAAAAGGACCAGTGGCTCCAGGGCGGCACCCTGTCGCTGTTCACGGCCCCCGACATCACGGCGAAGGGCCTGGCCGCGCGCGGCTGGACATCCGGGGGCATGGCGCAGTTCCTGCAAGCCGGCTTCTCTGCCCATGGCAGCGCCTTCGACGAGATGCACGAGGTCATCGCCAACAGCACGCGGCATTTCACGGGCGAGGACATCGCCGCGCTGTCCACCTTCCTGCTCGGAGACACGCCCCCCACCGCGCAAGCGCTGCCGGCACCGGCCGCCGACACATCCCCGGCGCTGGATGGCGGCCGCCGCCACTACATGGCGCTGTGCGCCAGCTGCCACGGCAGCGAAGGCCTGGGTCGCAGCCTGACCATGCCCCCACTGGCGGGCAACAGCACGGTACGGCAGGCAGATGCACGCAACCTGGTGCTGGCCATCCTGGTCGGGCTGCCCAAGCACCCGGGCGGCAGCGAGCGCCCCACTCCACTGCCCGGCATGCCGGGTTTCATGGGGGACCTGGACGATGCCCAGGTGGCGGAGTTGGCCAGCTTCATGCGCGCCACGATGGGCGGGCTGCCCGCCGACGTCACGGCCAGCCAGGTCGCGCAACTGCGCGGCGCGGCCACCAAGGCAGGGCACGGGCCGGCGCCCTGA